Within Petrotoga sibirica DSM 13575, the genomic segment AATAGGTTACGTTAAAGCCTTTTATGATAGGCCCATTGTTGGAAAATCGGCAATGCAACCAACGGGTGGAGGAAGGGTTACCGAATTGGTTGCAAGGCCTTTATTTTCGTTGTTTTACCCCGAGCTATCAACGATAATTCAACCTTTAAGTGGTGAATATGCAGGAAGAAGGGAGATTTTAGAAAAGCTGCCATTTTTCGTGGGATACGGTGTGGAAATTGCTCATCTCATAGACATAGCTGAAAAATATGGCACTGAAATAATAGCTCAAGTGGATCTTGAACTTCGAATACACGACAATCAACCACTACACTCACTTAGTAAAATGGCTTTTGAACTCATAAAGGTAGTATTAAAAAGATTGGAAAAATATGGAAAATTAGATTTAAAGACTGAATTGAACGATAAACATATAATGATCCAAAAAAAAGGAAATGAAAGGATTTTAGATCCAAAAGAAATTTTAAGTATTGAAAGGCCTCCAATCATCACTATCCCTGAGTACAAACAAAAGTTCTCAAGAGGAGAAAAGGTATGAACAGCCTTTACATCTTCCACTACCATTACATAAAAGGCGGAGTTTCTACCGTTGTTAGAAATATTGTAAAATCTTTAAAAGACGAATACAAAATTACTCTATTTGGTTCAAAAAAAATGGGTATAGACGGAATAAAAGAGGTTTTATCTTACAAAAACGTCGATTTTGTTGACTTTCCTGAACTCGGATATATATACTATGACAGCACCGACTACCAGACTTTTCTTGAACTCAAAGAATCGATAAAAAACGAACTGAATAATTATCACGATGAAAGGGCTATATACTGGGCTCATAATTATAATTTAGGCAAAAACCCAGCCTTCACAGAAACATTTAAAGAATTTATCATATCAAAAAACATCCCTACAATCATTCAAATACATGATTTTCCTGAGTGTGCAAGATGGGAAAACTATTCTTTTTTAAGAAAATTTATAAATTCTTCGATGTATCCTATCAGGAAGAATATATTTTATGCAACTATCAATCATTCCGATTACAATAGACTTATAAAATCCGGTATACCTTCAGAAAATACTTTTTATCTTCCAAATGCGGTTGAGTTCACTAAAAATAAAGATAAAAAAGATGAAATTGACAAAGATAAAGTAATAGATAAACTAAAAAAATTGGGATATAACGTTGATCCAAAAAACAAAAACATTTTGTATCCCACTAGGACGATAAGAAGAAAGAATATTTTGGAAGCGGTACTTATAAATCGCTTACATGGAAAAAGTAATCTACTTGTTACGTTACCAGCTAACTCTGACAAAGAAAGACCATACGAAAAAGTTGTAAAGGAAACTTTTGAATCCGAAAAGGTTAAGGGAGCTTGGGCTATTTCAGCGAAAGATCCGTCACTTTTTCCTTATATTCTAAATATTTCTGATCTGTTCTTTTCGTCTTCCGTATTAGAAGGATTTGGAATGATATATTTAGAATCAAAATTCAACGAAAAAAACTTTTTAACCAGGAAGTTAGATGTGATAGAAGATTTCAAAAATATAAAAGAAATAAGTTATTACGATCATTTTTTGGTTAGACTTTCTCCTGAAGAGATTAACAAAGTAAAAGAAGAATACGAAGAGCAAATTAACAAAATACCTATCTCTGAAAAGTACAAAAA encodes:
- a CDS encoding glucosyl-3-phosphoglycerate synthase; the protein is MKDNVLKRSFHHSKFENIKELVKLKEKQDVKISLAFPSLNEEKTIGKEIIIMKTELMEKYPLLDEIAVIDSGSEDETVSIAKEYGAKVFYSSDILPEYGFYKGKGENLWKSLYALNGDIIVWVDSDIENIHPKFVYGLVGALLNYPEIGYVKAFYDRPIVGKSAMQPTGGGRVTELVARPLFSLFYPELSTIIQPLSGEYAGRREILEKLPFFVGYGVEIAHLIDIAEKYGTEIIAQVDLELRIHDNQPLHSLSKMAFELIKVVLKRLEKYGKLDLKTELNDKHIMIQKKGNERILDPKEILSIERPPIITIPEYKQKFSRGEKV